TTTTTTCTCTTATTCTAGAATCCCTAACTAATCTTTGATCGTTTCAATAGGATCCTGAAGGCCTAAACATTCGGGTGAATCAAGACACACGGTTGGACAACCGTGTCTTGGACTTAAGGACTCCCGCTAACCAAGCCATTTTCCGTCTAGAAGCTGGTGTGTGTAAACTTTTCCGCGATATTCTGACCGATAAGGGATTCGTCGAAATCCACACTCCTAAGATCATTTCAGCAGCCAGTGAAGGAGGAGCCAACGTATTCACTGTGAGTTACTTCAAAGgtgagttttcaaaaaatccctCAACATTCTTATCCTTAAATCAAAATTGATCCTAGACTCCGCGTACTTGGCTCAATCACCGCAACTCTACAAGCAAATGGCAATTGCTGCCGATTTCGACAAAGTTTTCACAGTTGGTGCTGTCTTCCGTGCCGAGGATTCCAACACTCATCGGCATTTGACTGAATTCGTAGGCTTGGATCTGGAAATGGCCTTCAAGTATCATTATCACGAAGTTCTGAATACAATTGGTGAGACATTCACATCGATTTTCAAAGGACTCCGCGACAATTATCAGCGAGAAATCGAAGCAGTTGGTCAGCAATTCAAAGTGGAACCATTCAAATTCCTGGAGCCTCCACTTGTCCTTCAGTTTTCGGAGGGTGTTGCAATGCTCCGAGAAGCTGGTAAGAATGAGTAGGATTTTATATTTTCGGAAGGATGTTTAATGTTTGATTTCTCtctcaaaaaaacttaaggaaTCGAAACTGGTGATGAGGAGGATCTTTCGACGCCAAATGAGAAACTTCTCGGGCGTTTGGTGAAGGCTAAGTACGACACAGATTTCTATATTTTGGACAAGTTCCCGCTGGTGATTCGTCCCTTCTACACCATGCCAGATCCCAATGACCCAAAATATTCCAACTCCTACGATATGTTCATGAGAGGCGAGGAGATCCTCTCCGGAGCTCAGCGTATTCATGATCCTGAATTCCTCACAGAAAGAGCTAAACATCATGGAATTGGTAAGGACAACCTTAAGTCTTTgattcttttatattaaaatctttttctgaattgttttgtagatatttcaaaaattgccgcCTACATCGAGTCGTTCCGTTTCGGTTGTCCACCACATGCTGGAGGTGGTATTGGTATGGAGCGGGTTGTGATGTTATATTTGGGACTTGACAACATTCGTAAGACTTCAA
This window of the Eupeodes corollae chromosome 3, idEupCoro1.1, whole genome shotgun sequence genome carries:
- the LOC129949546 gene encoding aspartate--tRNA ligase, cytoplasmic — protein: MGAEKENLENGGASGGGDEQQSKKAAKKQAKEALKAAKKAEHKAASGKDNTNANEESEKDCSEGKYGSAGMIQSKDKKEERVFVFVHDLKNYIGKGPVWIRGRIHTSRAKGKQCFLVLRQQSSTVQCILAVNDYISKQMVKFAGNIHKESIVDVSAKVVSVPNKIESCTEQDLELQLLEIFVVSQAKAQLPLQIEDASRPENTDDPEGLNIRVNQDTRLDNRVLDLRTPANQAIFRLEAGVCKLFRDILTDKGFVEIHTPKIISAASEGGANVFTVSYFKDSAYLAQSPQLYKQMAIAADFDKVFTVGAVFRAEDSNTHRHLTEFVGLDLEMAFKYHYHEVLNTIGETFTSIFKGLRDNYQREIEAVGQQFKVEPFKFLEPPLVLQFSEGVAMLREAGIETGDEEDLSTPNEKLLGRLVKAKYDTDFYILDKFPLVIRPFYTMPDPNDPKYSNSYDMFMRGEEILSGAQRIHDPEFLTERAKHHGIDISKIAAYIESFRFGCPPHAGGGIGMERVVMLYLGLDNIRKTSMFPRDPKRITP